The Chaetodon auriga isolate fChaAug3 chromosome 4, fChaAug3.hap1, whole genome shotgun sequence region aaatcaaataaaaactcTGCTATGCTCTGATATGCCTGTAATAGTACAGAAGCAAAGACAGGCCATTATAACTTGAAGTCTATATGGATCTGAGTGTCTAATTATTAAATTTAATCACTGCTGAAGACCTTCCTGCAGCTGCCCACCTGTGTGATACTTCCTGATGCCCAGACATGATTGTCCTTCAGCATCACCATTCCACTCAGGTCCTGCCTGTGCATGGACACACCACCGACCAGCATGGCATACTTCTCCACCAGACGGAAGCCCGGGGTGGTCTTGCGTGTGCCAGCCACTTCTCCATGCCAGCCTCTCGCTTTTGCCACCGCTTGAAGCCGAGAACAGCGGGTGGCGATCCCCGAGGCACGGGCCAGACAGTTGAGAGCCGGCCTTTCGCCGAGGAGGAGGCACCTTGCTGGGCCCTTCACCACGGCAGTCAGCGTGATGGCATCTGGACCTGTGGAGGTGAGATCACAACACTGGGAGGTCAACATCAATTGGAACCTTGTAAAATTGCCAATTTCTTTAGAAGAGGATAAATCAGCATTAATTGGGTGATGAGCCACGAACATATAAGACATTTCATTACAGACCTGGCATTACATGGCACATTTTGGAAAACGAGCAATATGTATTAAACTCAAATGTCTTACTAACATCTGGACTTTTTCTTGGTCAAGCGCAGTAACAGGAAATAGTGTGTCACATGACCCCCCCATAAAACTAACATGTTCGTGTTTTACGTTTGGGTTTCAACATTTTCATCTGTGAGTTTTAGGCAGCTAGCGTTTGTGCTGCTGCCTTCATAtgtggcctttttttttgctctttatactacatcacagACAAACTTTAATATCTTGGTGCTATGGAGGAAATGCAGGTGTGCGATGCTCACCGATCTCAGCTCCCTCCTGATAAACCCAGTCCACGGTGCAGCCGACCTCAGTGAACACTGCTGTGAAGAAGGGGCTTCCTGCCAGGACACTGTTTGGTGTTTTACACAGCAACCTGGCCTCGACCTCCTGTGACCcgacacacactcctgctgggTCAAAGTTTGGTGTGTCCTCTTCCAGCCACTCTCGTGCCAGCCGGGTCAGAGCATGAGGTGGGATTGAGTGTGCTGCTGTATTCGAGGCCGCAGACATTCTGAAACGTGTGAATGCAGGACACTTGATTGattactttgttgtttttgagcgCTTTCTGGTCTCACAATAACCATGTGATTCAGAACATGTTTAACATTTGCTGATAGATTTGAATTATTCCACTCTGTTTGCACCGTGGAGGAGTTTTGATAATTATCAAGGCAGACATTAGACTGTAAGAGTCTCATGAGCCTGATTAAAAGACAAgaggacacaaagagagaatTGAAGAACTATCTATATATAGAGACTGCATTCAACACATCAATTTCTTAGCACCCCACCCACCAAATTCCCCTTTTATGTCACACTATGATAATGAATTCAAAGAAAAACCTAAATTAGAGACCATCTTGCAATGAGATTACACAGATTACATCCTTTTTTTACATCAGCCACAATGCCTGTCAAGTTAACCTTCAGACCCATGAGTACCCAGGAGTCATTGTTACATCATTACAGGAGTACTCAATGCTCAAGGGTCGGACcacagccatcttcaaacttggccttcattttgatctcaacCACACAGCTGTAAAGTTTCCTAAGACTAATGACCTCACCCTAATTCCTCACACAAAAGTGGAAGGTAGTGCTATTGCATAAATGAGGCCCCAAAGGCGTAAAGTGCACCATGCACCATTTATACAGCATTTTCATGACTGCATCTTGCATGGCCGCAGCAAAATCTGTCCACAGGCATATAAACACCTGCCAAAGTACTCAGAACCACTTCTATGGTAGTTCCCACTCTGGGGcagaaaaatgaagccagaagCCAGGAAGCACTTGTAACTGTAGTTCCTCGAATGGCCGCTTGAGGTTGGCTACGAAAGCATGTCAGTCCTCATAGATCCTCAAATTAAAATGCACGACTTCacagcagaaagaaacatgtttacagccttgcacaaaaatggttttggtctcttttacTGATTTCCCCGTTCATGTCAGCTGTACAGGGgtttgaattttttatttaatccACTCGTTTCAaatatattaaggcttaaaCCTTTGGGTGACGTCACTACgcccatgttttatacagtctatcTTCCTGTCTCCAGGACCACATTTTgtcatgatgacacacacacacacacacacacacacacacacacacacacacacacacacacacatacttcacAGTCACCTGACTTCAGCTGTACCATAACATACAACAAGGTACACAACTAGTATACATGAAATTATTACAACTACAGTATACTCTGCCACACATGGACATGTTTGTGGTTGTCCAGATTGAAACAGCACAAATAGATACACATGAGGTACTTACTTACTTTCCTCTATGGTTTTCCTTCTCTGTTGGTCACAGACTGAAGAGTTGGACTGCTGAGCACACAGAGCCACACGAGGAATGTGATGTGGAATTTGACCCTCTGTCCATGTTGGAATGTTTACGAGGTGTCAGGGTTAGCTCTTTAGGTTGAACATTGATTGTTTCCACCAAGACTGATTCACGGGACAGAGGgcatatttggaaaaaaaagatttaaggCAAATTCaatcaattcaattcaactCAGCATTATACACAGCCTGCTGTAGGCCTCTTAACCCACGGAAAACTACAACATATAACTCTTCTGCATTACAACTTTGTGATAAATTATGCTGAATTATTTTCATCTGTGGCACAATGCATATGAGCTCATACCTGCTGATTTCCTAAAATTGGCTTAACACCAGTGATCACAACACTTTGGGCCCTGCATCTCTTGTTCTATCTCTCTGTCTTAAGGGTGTGGTGGCCAGCAGCAGTGTGCTAACTATTGCACAGGGAAGTTATTGCAACACAAACCAcaatgaaaatcaataaaaacgACTCGACCTACAGcgcacaaaatgaacatcacaTACTGTCACAGATGGTTGCTGTCTTATCATCTGTGGT contains the following coding sequences:
- the LOC143319061 gene encoding nicotinate-nucleotide pyrophosphorylase [carboxylating]-like; the encoded protein is MSAASNTAAHSIPPHALTRLAREWLEEDTPNFDPAGVCVGSQEVEARLLCKTPNSVLAGSPFFTAVFTEVGCTVDWVYQEGAEIGPDAITLTAVVKGPARCLLLGERPALNCLARASGIATRCSRLQAVAKARGWHGEVAGTRKTTPGFRLVEKYAMLVGGVSMHRQDLSGMVMLKDNHVWASGSITQAVKSARSVCGFSSKIEVECRSAEEGREAAGAGADIVMLDNFQPQGLHVAAQTLKEEFPTTLIEASGGVTPENMDMYFSPHVDIISLGCITQGCPVVDFSLKVQKPVV